From one Perca fluviatilis chromosome 10, GENO_Pfluv_1.0, whole genome shotgun sequence genomic stretch:
- the LOC120566628 gene encoding zinc-binding protein A33-like has translation MADANAIEELHSELTCPVCLELFHDPVILECGHHFCQVCIIQCWEAKADELSSCPKCRKSSGRKLRPNSLLCNVVDSVRRARAMDPAAGVTGWQYEGELEEPEERELGSSMSSLASSVGHWPRLGTGMDMCEEHEEKLKLYCEDDQLPICLVCGMSRDHKTHNVIPITEAFENYKDKLSVALERVQLQTEEATLFQRQTNEKILLVKERAGDLEETVTAEFGLLREFLLEEEERIKEKLQKQKEEKLDQLEKALTQTTEQISKMESMADQLRLKLIEEENPKQLKGIKDFIGGAESLFEHPPELDVDLQSGEFLGPLQYRTWRKMSSMFQPAVTAVTLDPDTAYPRLWVSPCCTSVQVGKIQPNLPNNPERFTLYNIVLGSVAFSSGRHYWEVEVGSKTAWGLGVAKASVNRKEEISLCPDDGFWTLVLRDNGDGTREYEACTDSEESLIYPSKPPRRVGIYLDYNRGDVGFYDAGNMSHLFTFYNAKFKEPVLPYFNPWPIINGHNREPLTIVTPHWGEMSSSSEESE, from the exons ATGGCGGATGCCAACGCGATTGAGGAACTACACTCGGAGCTCACCTGCCCGGTGTGTTTGGAGCTGTTCCACGATCCGGTGATCCTCGAGTGCGGACACCACTTCTGCCAGGTGTGCATCATCCAGTGCTGGGAGGCCAAGGCGGACGAGTTGTCGAGTTGCCCAAAGTGTAGAAAGTCGAGCGGCCGTAAACTGCGACCCAACTCGCTTCTGTGCAACGTCGTGGACAGTGTGCGGAGAGCCCGGGCCATGGACCCAGCCGCGGGGGTAACCGGATGGCAATACGAGGGTGAGCTGGAGGAGCCGGAGGAACGGGAGCTCGGGTCCAGCATGAGCAGCCTGGCCTCGTCCGTCGGCCACTGGCCGCGCCTGGGTACGGGCATGGATATGTGCGAGGAGCACGAGGAGAAGCTGAAGCTGTACTGTGAGGACGACCAGCTCCCTATCTGTCTGGTGTGCGGCATGTCCCGGGACCACAAGACCCACAATGTCATCCCCATTACCGAGGCCTTTGAAAACTACAAG GATAAGCTGTCTGTCGCTCTAGAGAGGGTTCAGCTGCAGACAGAGGAGGCCACGCTCTTCCAAAGACAGACCAATGAAAAGATCCTTCTcgtcaag GAGCGAGCAGGAGATCTGGAGGAGACGGTCACTGCAGAGTTTGGCCTTCTGAGGGAGTTCCTGCTCGAGGAGGAGGAACGCATAAAGGAGAAACTGCAGAAGCAGAAAGAGGAGAAGCTCGACCAGCTGGAGAAGGCGCTCACTCAGACCACAGAGCAAATCAGCAAAATGGAAAGTATGGCTGACCAGCTTCGCCTCAAACTGATAGAGGAAGAAAACCCAAAGCAACTCAAG GGAATCAAAGATTTCATTGGAGG ggctGAGAGCTTGTTTGAGCACCCCCCAGAGCTGGATGTGGATCTGCAGTCAGGAGAGTTCCTGGGACCTCTGCAGTATAGGACCTGGAGGAAAATGAGCTCAATGTTTCAGCCag CTGTCACAGCGGTGACCCTTGACCCGGACACAGCCTACCCCCGCCTGTGGGTATCCCCGTGTTGCACCAGCGTCCAGGTAGGAAAAATCCAGCCCAACCTgccaaacaacccagagcgctTCACTCTCTACAACATTGTCCTGGGCTCTGTAGCCTTCTCCTCTGGTAGACACtactgggaggtggaggtgggcTCCAAGACAGCATGGGGTCTGGGTGTGGCCAAAGCCTCCGTCAACAGAAAGGAGGAGATCAGCCTCTGCCCAGATGATGGTTTCTGGACCCTGGTGCTGAGGGATAACGGCGACGGCACCAGGGAGTATGAAGCATGCACTGACTCAGAGGAGAGCTTGATATATCCCTCTAAACCCCCAAGGAGGGTTGGGATCTACCTGGACTATAATCGTGGTGACGTAGGGTTTTATGATGCAGGAAACATGAGCCACCTCTTCACCTTCTATAATGCCAAATTCAAAGAACCTGTTTTGCCGTACTTTAATCCCTGGCCGATAATCAACGGACACAACCGGGAGCCGCTCACCATAGTAACCCCACACTGGGGAGAGATGTCCTCTTCATCAGAGGAGTCTGAATGA
- the cabp2b gene encoding calcium-binding protein 2 isoform X3 — protein MGNCTNPKDKMKKDRELRPEELDELREAFVEFDRKKKGYISHNDLGECMRTMGYMPTEMELIELSQQICGGKVDFEDFVELMGPKLLAETADMIGVKELRDAFKEFDSNGDGQISLTELREAMKKLMGEQVTNREINEILRDVDLNGDGLVDFEEFVRMMSR, from the exons ATGGGCAACTGCACCAATCCGAAAGACAAAATGAAGAAG GACAGAGAGCTGAGACCAGAGGAACTTGACG agCTCCGCGAGGCGTTTGTGGAgtttgatagaaaaaaaaaaggctacatCAGTCACAACGACCTGGGGGAATGTATGAGGACCATGGGATACATGCCGACAGAGATGGAGCTCATCGAACTGAGCCAGCAGATCT GTGGAGGTAAAGTGGACTTTGAGGACTTTGTGGAGCTGATGGGACCCAAGTTGCTGGCAGAGACAGCAGACATGATCGGAGTCAAAGAACTACGAGATGCATTCAAAGAG TTTGACTCTAATGGTGACGGCCAGATCAGTTTAACTGAGCTACGTGAAGCCATGAAGAAGCTGATGGGAGAACAAGTGACCAACAGAGAGATTAACGAGATCCTCCGAGATGTCGACCTCAACGGAGATGGTCTGGTGGACTTTGAGG agttTGTTCGAATGATGTCCCGCTGA
- the cabp2b gene encoding calcium-binding protein 2 isoform X2: MGNCTNPKDKMKKGVMDGSLRGKVRAVGQEGEEDQDVEDKPFNDPFCMLVKNCNMLHNIVGPACIFLKHGFSQTLDRELRPEELDELREAFVEFDRKKKGYISHNDLGECMRTMGYMPTEMELIELSQQICGGKVDFEDFVELMGPKLLAETADMIGVKELRDAFKEFDSNGDGQISLTELREAMKKLMGEQVTNREINEILRDVDLNGDGLVDFEEFVRMMSR, encoded by the exons ATGGGCAACTGCACCAATCCGAAAGACAAAATGAAGAAG GGAGTAATGGATGGGTCCCTCAGGGGTAAGGTGAGGGCAGTGGGCCAGGAGGGAGAAGAGGATCAGGACGTGGAGGATAAGCCGTTCAACGATCCCTTCTGTATGCTGGTGAAGAACTGCAACATGCTGCACAACATCGTGGGCCCGGCCTGCATCTTCCTTAAACATGGCTTTTCACAGACACTC GACAGAGAGCTGAGACCAGAGGAACTTGACG agCTCCGCGAGGCGTTTGTGGAgtttgatagaaaaaaaaaaggctacatCAGTCACAACGACCTGGGGGAATGTATGAGGACCATGGGATACATGCCGACAGAGATGGAGCTCATCGAACTGAGCCAGCAGATCT GTGGAGGTAAAGTGGACTTTGAGGACTTTGTGGAGCTGATGGGACCCAAGTTGCTGGCAGAGACAGCAGACATGATCGGAGTCAAAGAACTACGAGATGCATTCAAAGAG TTTGACTCTAATGGTGACGGCCAGATCAGTTTAACTGAGCTACGTGAAGCCATGAAGAAGCTGATGGGAGAACAAGTGACCAACAGAGAGATTAACGAGATCCTCCGAGATGTCGACCTCAACGGAGATGGTCTGGTGGACTTTGAGG agttTGTTCGAATGATGTCCCGCTGA
- the LOC120566535 gene encoding endonuclease domain-containing 1 protein-like — protein MWCFFGLIVSHQPQRLNGEFLTKELQGGLESVFYSACRKTSWLLLKLFQRKIMQMSTGALLLLLPWFGGLVLGEISDDFSQCLNFFYEKTPPEGINAAGYQPICQRYKNQYRFASLYHRQHRGPLYSAYILSPADGKRPSPIWKYEPQLVSYKASPEMQPFTTPNTVNSDVMKSQAVSQDYAHSGFTKGHLNPSMHQKTIVDREATFTLTNIVPQQRGSNEGTWAPLEKEVLGRFKAFCKGSMYVITGAMPYESESRWINNRVSVPEYMWSAYCCPSYRSDLPDSVKPFFPTYAAVGRNDRNSGEEIVPLDPKADTRVRGYDVRQMSLETLEGILKTRLKMPVSLFKGHCK, from the exons ATGTGGTGCTTTTTTGGGCTGATAGTATCCCACCAACCTCAGAGGCTGAACGGAGAGTTTTTAACTAAAGAGCTCCAAGGAGGTTTGGAGTCGGTGTTCTACTCAGCTTGTAGGAAAACATCTTG GTTGCTGCTCAAGCTGTTCCAAAGAAAGATAATGCAAATGTCAACAGGAGCTCTGCTTCTTCTCCTTCCCTGGTTTGGTGGCCTGGTCCTTGGAGAGATCAGCGATGACTTCTCCCAGTGCCTCAATTTCTTCTATGAAAAAACTCCTCCAGAGGGTATCAATGCAGCAGGATACCAGCCAATATGCCAGCGCTACAAaaaccagtaccgctttgccaGTTTGTATCACCGCCAGCATCGTGGCCCATTGTACTCTGCATACATACTCAGTCCTGCAGATGGCAAACGGCCATCACCCATTTGGAAGTACGAACCACAG CTGGTGTCTTACAAAGCCAGCCCAGAAATGCAGCCTTTCACAACCCCAAATACAGTCAACTCGGATGTAATGAAGAGCCAGGCAGTGAGTCAGGACTACGCACACTCTGGCTTCACCAAGGGCCATCTCAATCCTAGCATGCACCAGAAGACAATCGTGGACCGTGAGGCCACCTTCACCCTGACAAACATTGTCCCTCAGCAGAGAGGCTCCAACGAAGGCACCTGGGCCCCACTAGAAAAGGAGGTGTTGGGAAGATTCAAGGCTTTCTGCAAGGGGTCGATGTATGTGATCACCGGAGCCATGCCTTATGAGTCTGAATCCCGCTGGATCAATAACAGGGTGTCTGTTCCTGAGTACATGTGGTCTGCCTACTGCTGTCCGTCCTACAGATCTGACCTCCCTGACTCGGTGAAGCCCTTTTTCCCCACATATGCTGCTGTGGGAAGGAATGACCGCAACAGTGGAGAGGAGATTGTGCCGCTGGATCCCAAAGCGGACACCCGCGTTCGAGGCTATGATGTGAGGCAGATGTCCTTAGAGACCCTAGAGGGCATCTTGAAAACAAGGCTGAAAATGCCAGTCAGTCTGTTTAAAGGGCACTGTAAGTAA
- the crybb1l1 gene encoding beta-crystallin B1 → MSSGDKSKTSSQTDGKAAQSKKSEMGMMAYKMYVFDQENFQGRMIEISNECMNVCEMGMDRVRSLRVECGPFVGYEQMNFCGEMYILEKGEYPRWDSWSNCQKNDYLLSFRPVRMDPEKHKICLYEVGEFKGRKMEIMDDDVPSLFSYGFTDRVGSIIVSCGTWVGYQFPGYRGSQYLLEKGDFRHFNEYGARHPQFQSVRRIRDMQWHQQGCYTMASK, encoded by the exons ATGTCCAGTGGAGATAAGTCCAAGACTTCTTCCCAGACCGACGGAAAGGCTGCTCAGAGCAAGAAGTCTGAGATGGGAATGATGGCCTACAAG ATGTACGTGTTCGACCAGGAGAACTTCCAGGGTCGCATGATCGAGATCAGCAACGagtgcatgaatgtgtgtgagatGGGCATGGACCGTGTGCGTTCCCTGCGTGTTGAGTGTGGACC CTTTGTGGGCTACGAGCAGATGAACTTCTGCGGTGAGATGTACATCCTGGAGAAGGGAGAGTATCCTCGCTGGGACTCCTGGAGCAACTGCCAGAAGAACGACTACCTGCTGTCCTTCAGGCCCGTCAGAATg GACCCTGAGAAGCACAAGATCTGCCTGTACGAGGTGGGAGAGTTCAAGGGCCGCAAGATGGAGATCATGGATGATGACGTTCCCAGCCTGTTCTCCTACGGCTTCACCGACAGAGTGGGCAGCATCATTGTCAGCTGTGGAAC ctGGGTGGGATACCAGTTCCCTGGATACCGTGGCAGCCAGTACCTGCTGGAGAAGGGCGACTTCAGGCACTTCAACGAGTATGGCGCCCGCCATCCTCAGTTCCAGTCCGTGAGGCGTATCCGCGACATGCAGTGGCACCAACAGGGCTGCTACACCATGGCCAGCAAGTGA
- the cabp2b gene encoding calcium-binding protein 2 isoform X1 translates to MFMIIRESSAGGGGAGAMSAPQERSAKQVQAAIKKKMEKQKKRTNEQGGGVGEVQTATPQLPRHQKFGQLPQTTAAAAEDRKTLEEELEEMMEGPQGRERQNEEDGEPVDLLPIVDSMFGQDRELRPEELDELREAFVEFDRKKKGYISHNDLGECMRTMGYMPTEMELIELSQQICGGKVDFEDFVELMGPKLLAETADMIGVKELRDAFKEFDSNGDGQISLTELREAMKKLMGEQVTNREINEILRDVDLNGDGLVDFEEFVRMMSR, encoded by the exons ATGTTCATGATCATTCGAGAGTCGTCCGCCGGAGGAGGCGGTGCTGGAGCGATGAGCGCGCCACAGGAGAGGAGTGCAAAACAG GTACAGGCCGCTATCAAGAAGAAGATGGAGAAGCAGAAGAAGCGAACCAACGAGCAGGGAGGTGGCGTTGGAGAGGTTCAAACTGCTACACCTCAGCTTCCTCGCCACCAGAAATTCGGTCAGTTGCCCCAAACGACAGCGGCGGCCGCTGAGGACAGAAAGACCctggaggaggagctggaggagatGATGGAGGGAccacaggggagagagaggcagaacgAGGAGGACGGGGAGCCTGTCGACCTGCTGCCCATCGTGGACTCTATGTTTGGACAG GACAGAGAGCTGAGACCAGAGGAACTTGACG agCTCCGCGAGGCGTTTGTGGAgtttgatagaaaaaaaaaaggctacatCAGTCACAACGACCTGGGGGAATGTATGAGGACCATGGGATACATGCCGACAGAGATGGAGCTCATCGAACTGAGCCAGCAGATCT GTGGAGGTAAAGTGGACTTTGAGGACTTTGTGGAGCTGATGGGACCCAAGTTGCTGGCAGAGACAGCAGACATGATCGGAGTCAAAGAACTACGAGATGCATTCAAAGAG TTTGACTCTAATGGTGACGGCCAGATCAGTTTAACTGAGCTACGTGAAGCCATGAAGAAGCTGATGGGAGAACAAGTGACCAACAGAGAGATTAACGAGATCCTCCGAGATGTCGACCTCAACGGAGATGGTCTGGTGGACTTTGAGG agttTGTTCGAATGATGTCCCGCTGA